A window of the Symbiobacterium terraclitae genome harbors these coding sequences:
- the leuS gene encoding leucine--tRNA ligase, with the protein MAEDRFNFREAEPRWQQRWEQEGIYKVERDPSRPKYYALAMFPYPSGKLHMGHVRNYTIVDVIARYRRMKGYNVLHPIGFDSFGMPAENAAIQHGANPAVWTRQNIAEMTEQLKQLGYSYDWSRAVYTYREDYYKWTQWLFLQFYKKGLAYKKTAPVNWCPSCQTVLANEQVEDGRCWRCDSVVTKKDLSQWFFRITQYADELLADLKQLEGGWPDQVRIMQQNWIGRSEGARVEFTLEATGDKIPIFTTRPDTIYGVTFMVVAPEHPIVEKICTSGLVGADRVAAIRAFQEKMKSLNEIARTSTEAEKEGLYTGLDVINPFNGEKAQLWIANYVLMEYGTGAVMGVPAHDQRDFEFAQKYGLPIKVVIQNPERSLRAEEMTEAYVDPGIMVNSGPFDGTPNLEGIAKVAEYAAEKGFGEKTVTYRLRDWLISRQRAWGAPIPIVYCEKCGTVPVPESDLPVRLPDDLDFTGQGASPLARHAGFVNTTCPCCGGPAKRETDTMDTFVCSSWYFLRYTDASNAEKPWNTEDVDYWMPVDQYVGGIEHAVLHLLYARFFTKVLRDMGLVKVDEPFARLLTQGMVLKDGSKMSKSKGNTVSPEEMMAKYGADACRLFIMFAAPAERDLDWSDAGIEGAYRFVNRFYRMVTSALPAYQHARSLLPVNPADPDSLMGALSEKEIAEGLAKAAPNLSAEDRAMRRVIHATVKRITTDLHERFAFNTAVSGLMEMTNAIYAYREKLQSEDWNTSALVLAEAIQKAVLIIAPFCPHLADELWAKLGHTRSIHLESWPTYDEEVARAETVEIVVQINGRVRDRMEVPAGISAAEMEAAARASEKVQALVAGKEIVKVIPVPGKLVNIVVKG; encoded by the coding sequence ATGGCAGAAGACCGCTTCAACTTTCGTGAAGCCGAGCCGCGCTGGCAGCAGCGGTGGGAGCAGGAGGGCATCTACAAGGTAGAGCGCGACCCGTCCAGGCCCAAGTACTACGCCCTGGCGATGTTCCCGTACCCCTCGGGCAAGCTGCACATGGGCCACGTGCGCAACTACACCATCGTGGACGTCATCGCCCGCTACCGGCGCATGAAGGGCTATAACGTGCTCCACCCCATCGGCTTCGACTCCTTCGGCATGCCGGCGGAGAACGCTGCCATCCAGCACGGCGCCAACCCGGCGGTCTGGACGAGGCAGAACATCGCCGAGATGACGGAGCAGCTGAAGCAGCTGGGCTACTCCTATGACTGGTCCCGGGCCGTCTACACCTACCGAGAGGACTACTACAAGTGGACGCAGTGGCTCTTCCTGCAGTTCTACAAGAAGGGCCTGGCCTACAAGAAGACCGCCCCTGTCAACTGGTGCCCCTCCTGCCAGACGGTGCTGGCCAACGAGCAGGTGGAGGACGGCCGCTGCTGGCGCTGCGACTCCGTGGTAACCAAGAAGGACCTCTCCCAGTGGTTCTTCCGGATCACCCAGTACGCCGACGAACTGCTGGCCGACCTGAAGCAGCTGGAGGGCGGCTGGCCCGACCAGGTGCGCATCATGCAGCAGAACTGGATCGGCCGCTCGGAGGGTGCGCGGGTCGAGTTCACGCTGGAGGCGACGGGCGACAAGATCCCCATCTTCACCACCCGGCCCGACACGATCTACGGCGTCACCTTCATGGTCGTCGCCCCGGAGCACCCGATCGTGGAGAAGATCTGCACCTCCGGCCTGGTCGGCGCCGACCGGGTGGCGGCCATCCGGGCGTTCCAGGAGAAGATGAAGTCCCTGAACGAGATCGCCCGCACCTCCACGGAGGCGGAGAAGGAGGGCCTCTACACCGGGCTGGACGTCATCAACCCGTTCAACGGCGAGAAGGCGCAGCTCTGGATCGCCAACTACGTCCTGATGGAGTACGGCACCGGCGCGGTGATGGGCGTGCCGGCCCACGACCAGCGCGACTTCGAGTTCGCGCAGAAGTACGGGCTGCCGATCAAGGTCGTCATCCAGAACCCCGAGCGGAGCCTGAGGGCCGAGGAGATGACCGAGGCCTACGTCGACCCCGGCATCATGGTCAACTCGGGCCCCTTCGACGGCACGCCGAACCTGGAGGGCATCGCCAAGGTGGCCGAGTATGCGGCCGAGAAGGGCTTTGGCGAGAAGACGGTCACCTACCGGCTGCGCGACTGGCTGATCAGCCGGCAGCGGGCCTGGGGCGCCCCGATCCCCATCGTCTACTGCGAGAAGTGCGGCACGGTGCCCGTGCCCGAGTCCGACCTGCCCGTCCGGCTGCCCGACGACCTGGACTTCACCGGCCAGGGCGCCTCGCCGCTGGCCCGGCACGCCGGCTTCGTCAACACCACCTGCCCGTGCTGCGGCGGCCCCGCCAAGCGGGAGACCGACACGATGGACACCTTCGTCTGCTCCTCCTGGTACTTCCTGCGCTACACCGACGCCAGCAACGCCGAGAAGCCCTGGAACACGGAGGACGTGGACTACTGGATGCCGGTGGACCAGTACGTGGGCGGCATTGAGCACGCCGTGCTCCACCTGCTCTACGCGCGCTTCTTCACCAAGGTCCTGCGGGACATGGGCCTGGTGAAGGTCGACGAGCCCTTCGCCCGGCTGCTGACCCAGGGCATGGTGCTGAAGGACGGCAGCAAGATGTCCAAGTCCAAGGGCAACACCGTCTCCCCGGAGGAGATGATGGCCAAGTACGGCGCCGACGCCTGCCGCCTGTTCATCATGTTCGCCGCGCCGGCCGAGCGTGACCTGGACTGGTCCGACGCCGGCATCGAGGGCGCCTACCGGTTCGTCAACCGGTTCTATCGCATGGTCACCTCGGCGCTGCCCGCCTACCAGCACGCCCGAAGCCTCCTGCCGGTCAACCCGGCCGACCCGGACTCGCTGATGGGCGCGCTCTCCGAGAAGGAGATTGCCGAAGGGCTGGCCAAGGCGGCGCCGAACCTGAGCGCCGAGGACCGGGCGATGCGCCGGGTGATCCACGCCACGGTGAAGCGCATCACCACCGACCTGCACGAGCGCTTCGCCTTCAACACCGCCGTCTCCGGCCTGATGGAGATGACCAACGCCATCTACGCCTACCGGGAGAAGCTGCAGTCGGAGGACTGGAACACCAGCGCCCTGGTGCTGGCGGAGGCCATCCAGAAGGCGGTGCTGATCATCGCCCCGTTCTGCCCGCACCTGGCCGACGAGCTGTGGGCGAAGCTGGGCCACACCCGGTCCATCCACCTGGAGTCGTGGCCGACCTACGACGAGGAGGTCGCCCGGGCCGAGACGGTCGAGATTGTGGTGCAGATCAACGGCCGGGTGCGCGACCGTATGGAGGTGCCCGCCGGCATCAGCGCCGCCGAGATGGAAGCGGCGGCCCGGGCCTCCGAGAAGGTGCAGGCGCTGGTGGCCGGGAAGGAGATCGTGAAGGTCATCCCGGTACCCGGCAAGCTGGTCAACATCGTGGTGAAGGGGTAA
- a CDS encoding MetS family NSS transporter small subunit has protein sequence MPQTGLLPGSIAMLIFGAVLLWGGLAFFITTAMRAEKKKH, from the coding sequence ATGCCGCAGACCGGACTTCTGCCGGGTTCCATCGCCATGCTCATCTTCGGTGCCGTCCTGCTGTGGGGAGGACTTGCCTTCTTCATCACGACGGCGATGCGGGCCGAGAAGAAGAAGCATTGA
- a CDS encoding sodium-dependent transporter — MDQQRDQWKSRSGFIFATIGAAVGLGNFWRFPFMAYQNGGGAFLLPYFVALLTAGVPLMILEFGFGHKMRGAAITAFKNLNRRFEWIGWWQITVPVIVVTFYSTIISWSIRYLLFSFTQAWGDDPGTFFGRDFLGISSGPLDLGGMRWGILAAVTLVWLANYFISSRGVSGGIEKACKFMTPFLIVAMVVFVIRGITLPGATYGLNYFLNPDFSKIMDPSVWVAAYSQVFFSTTLAVGVMIAYASYLPKDSDLANNAFITVFSNSSFDLMAGFAVFSTLGYAALKAGVPFEEMAVAGPGVAFIAFPKAISMLPGPTWLQSLFGVLFFAALLLAGISSSISMMEAFASAVIDRFGVDRKKLLGWFSIIGFCFSSLFATGAGVHILDIVDHFVGSYGIAVLGLVEAIVLGYFMGSAKIREHVNLTSDIRVGMWWDVLVKYVTPVLLGYNIISSLVSEFTQPYGGYPGTALVFFGWTVAIAMFGSSLLMQWRSQQLDGINKEVV; from the coding sequence ATGGATCAACAGCGCGATCAGTGGAAATCCAGGTCCGGCTTCATCTTCGCCACGATCGGTGCTGCCGTGGGGTTGGGGAACTTCTGGCGGTTCCCGTTCATGGCGTACCAGAACGGCGGCGGTGCGTTCCTGCTTCCCTACTTCGTGGCGCTCCTGACGGCTGGCGTCCCGCTGATGATCCTGGAGTTCGGCTTCGGGCACAAGATGCGCGGGGCCGCCATCACCGCGTTCAAGAACCTGAACCGGCGGTTCGAGTGGATCGGCTGGTGGCAGATCACCGTACCCGTCATCGTCGTAACCTTCTACAGCACCATCATCTCCTGGTCGATCCGCTACCTGCTCTTCAGCTTCACCCAGGCCTGGGGCGACGATCCGGGAACCTTCTTCGGCCGGGACTTCCTGGGCATCTCTTCCGGCCCGCTTGACCTGGGCGGCATGCGCTGGGGCATCCTCGCCGCCGTGACGCTGGTCTGGCTGGCGAACTACTTCATCTCCTCACGGGGCGTTTCGGGCGGCATCGAGAAGGCGTGTAAGTTCATGACGCCCTTCCTCATCGTCGCCATGGTCGTCTTCGTCATCCGCGGCATCACCCTGCCGGGCGCCACCTACGGCCTCAACTACTTCCTCAACCCCGACTTCAGCAAGATCATGGACCCCAGCGTCTGGGTGGCCGCTTACAGCCAGGTCTTCTTCTCCACCACCCTGGCCGTGGGCGTGATGATCGCCTATGCCAGCTACCTGCCCAAGGACTCCGACCTTGCCAACAACGCCTTCATCACCGTCTTCTCCAACTCGTCCTTCGACCTGATGGCAGGCTTTGCGGTCTTCTCCACCCTCGGCTACGCCGCGCTCAAGGCGGGCGTGCCGTTTGAGGAGATGGCGGTGGCCGGCCCCGGCGTCGCCTTCATCGCATTCCCCAAGGCCATTTCAATGCTGCCCGGCCCCACCTGGCTCCAGTCGCTCTTCGGCGTCCTGTTCTTCGCCGCCCTGCTGCTGGCCGGCATCTCCTCGTCTATCTCGATGATGGAGGCGTTCGCCTCGGCCGTCATCGACCGGTTCGGCGTGGACCGGAAGAAGCTGCTGGGCTGGTTCTCCATCATCGGCTTCTGCTTCAGCTCCCTCTTCGCCACCGGCGCCGGCGTGCACATCCTCGACATCGTCGACCACTTCGTGGGCAGCTACGGCATCGCCGTGCTGGGCCTGGTAGAGGCCATCGTGCTGGGCTACTTCATGGGTTCCGCCAAGATCCGCGAGCACGTCAACCTCACCTCCGACATCCGCGTCGGCATGTGGTGGGACGTGCTGGTGAAGTACGTCACCCCCGTGCTGCTGGGCTACAACATCATCTCCAGCCTCGTCAGCGAGTTCACGCAGCCCTACGGCGGCTACCCGGGCACCGCCCTGGTCTTCTTCGGCTGGACCGTGGCCATCGCCATGTTCGGCTCGTCGCTCCTCATGCAGTGGCGCTCGCAGCAGCTTGACGGGATCAACAAGGAGGTCGTGTAG
- a CDS encoding tryptophanase, translating into MPKGEPFKIKMVEPIRLIPREEREAALKAAHYNPFFLRSSDVYIDLLTDSGTGAMSQFQWSAMMLGDESYAGASSYYKLKETVTDITGYEYVIPTHQGRGAEKSAFSQLIRPGMYVLSNMFFDTTRGHVQLAGGRPVDLLMDYPTDEFHPFKGNMDTAKLERFIAEHGAENIACIVMTVTNNSAGGQPVSMANIRETYQIAKKHGLLVLFDVARYAENCHFIRMREEGYADKAPIDIAREMFSYGDGLMMSAKKDALVNIGGLLAFRDEDLFTRVGAAVVPFEGFLTYGGLAGRDLEAMAVGLREALDPDYLAYRVGQVQYLGELLRSAGVPIQWPVGGHAVFIDAAKFLPHIPWDQFPGHALTLALYIEGGVRAVEVGSLMLGRDPETGENVRSPFEFTRLAIPRRVYTNQHMEDVAEAVINAYKRREEIRGVRFTKEPKVLRHFTAHFDLV; encoded by the coding sequence GTGCCCAAGGGCGAGCCCTTCAAGATCAAAATGGTGGAACCGATTCGGCTGATCCCGCGGGAAGAGCGGGAGGCGGCGCTCAAGGCCGCACATTACAACCCGTTCTTCCTGCGTTCCTCTGATGTGTACATCGACCTGCTGACCGACTCCGGCACCGGCGCGATGAGCCAGTTCCAGTGGTCCGCCATGATGCTGGGCGATGAGTCGTACGCCGGCGCCAGCAGCTACTACAAGCTGAAGGAGACGGTCACGGACATCACCGGGTACGAGTACGTCATCCCGACCCACCAGGGCCGCGGCGCCGAGAAGAGCGCCTTCTCGCAGCTCATCCGCCCCGGCATGTACGTGCTCTCCAACATGTTCTTCGACACCACGCGGGGCCACGTGCAGCTGGCCGGCGGCCGCCCTGTGGACCTGCTGATGGACTACCCCACGGATGAGTTCCACCCGTTCAAGGGCAACATGGACACCGCCAAGCTGGAGCGGTTCATCGCAGAGCACGGCGCGGAGAACATCGCCTGCATCGTCATGACGGTGACCAACAACTCCGCCGGCGGCCAGCCCGTCTCCATGGCCAACATCCGCGAGACCTACCAGATCGCCAAGAAGCACGGCCTGCTGGTCCTGTTCGACGTGGCCCGCTACGCCGAGAACTGCCACTTCATCCGGATGCGGGAAGAGGGCTACGCGGATAAGGCGCCCATCGACATCGCCCGGGAGATGTTCTCCTACGGCGACGGCCTGATGATGAGCGCCAAGAAGGACGCCCTGGTCAACATCGGCGGCCTGCTGGCGTTCCGGGACGAGGATCTGTTCACCAGGGTCGGCGCTGCGGTGGTGCCCTTCGAAGGCTTCCTGACCTACGGCGGCCTGGCCGGACGCGATCTGGAGGCCATGGCGGTGGGCCTCAGGGAGGCGCTGGATCCCGACTACCTGGCGTACCGGGTGGGTCAGGTCCAGTACCTGGGCGAGCTGCTGCGCAGCGCCGGCGTTCCGATCCAGTGGCCCGTGGGCGGGCACGCTGTCTTCATCGACGCAGCCAAGTTCCTGCCGCATATCCCGTGGGATCAGTTCCCCGGCCACGCCCTCACCCTGGCGCTCTACATCGAGGGCGGCGTGCGCGCCGTCGAGGTCGGCTCCCTGATGCTGGGGCGGGACCCCGAGACCGGCGAGAACGTCCGCAGCCCGTTCGAGTTCACCCGGCTCGCGATTCCGCGGCGCGTCTACACGAACCAGCACATGGAGGACGTCGCGGAGGCCGTCATCAACGCCTACAAGCGCCGCGAGGAGATCCGGGGCGTCAGGTTCACCAAGGAGCCCAAGGTGCTGCGCCACTTTACGGCGCACTTCGACCTGGTCTAG
- a CDS encoding tryptophanase, translating to MPKGEPFKIKMVEPIRLISREEREAALKAAHYNPFFLRSSDVYIDLLTDSGTGAMSQFQWSAMMLGDEAYAGASSYYKLKETVTDITGYEYVIPTHQGRGAEKSAFSQLITRKGMYVVSNMFFDTTRGHAQLAGARPVDLLMDYPTDEFHPFKGNMDTVKLEQFINEHGAENIACIIMTVTNNSAGGQPVSMANIRETYRIAKKYGLLVLFDVARYAENCHFIRMREEGYADKLPIDIAREMFSYGDGLMMSAKKDALVNIGGLLAFRDEELYNKVGGAVVPFEGFLTYGGLAGRDLEAMAVGLREALDPDYLAYRVGQVQYLGELLRSAGVPIQWPVGGHAVFIDAAKFLPHIPWDQFPGHALTAALYLEGGVRAVEVGSLMMGRDPETGENVRSPFEFTRLAIPRRVYTNQHMEDVAEAVINAYKRREEIRGVRFTKEPKVLRHFTAHFDLV from the coding sequence ATGCCGAAGGGCGAGCCCTTCAAGATCAAGATGGTGGAACCGATTCGCCTCATTTCCCGGGAGGAGCGGGAGGCGGCGCTCAAGGCCGCACATTACAACCCGTTCTTCCTGCGTTCCTCTGATGTGTACATCGACCTGCTGACCGACTCCGGCACCGGCGCGATGAGCCAGTTCCAGTGGTCCGCCATGATGCTGGGCGACGAGGCCTACGCCGGCGCCAGCAGCTACTACAAGCTGAAGGAGACGGTCACGGACATCACCGGGTACGAGTACGTCATCCCGACCCACCAGGGCCGCGGCGCCGAGAAGAGCGCCTTCTCCCAGCTGATCACCCGGAAGGGCATGTACGTGGTCTCCAACATGTTCTTCGACACCACCCGCGGTCACGCGCAGCTGGCCGGCGCCCGCCCTGTGGACCTGCTGATGGACTACCCCACGGATGAGTTCCACCCGTTCAAGGGCAACATGGACACCGTCAAGCTGGAGCAGTTCATCAACGAGCACGGCGCGGAGAACATCGCCTGTATCATCATGACGGTGACCAACAACTCCGCCGGCGGCCAGCCCGTCTCCATGGCCAACATCCGCGAGACCTACCGGATCGCCAAGAAGTACGGCCTGCTGGTCCTGTTCGACGTGGCCCGCTACGCCGAGAACTGCCACTTCATCCGGATGCGGGAAGAGGGCTACGCCGACAAGCTGCCCATCGACATCGCGCGGGAGATGTTCTCCTACGGCGACGGCCTGATGATGAGCGCCAAGAAGGACGCCCTGGTCAACATCGGCGGCCTGCTGGCCTTCCGGGACGAGGAGCTGTACAACAAGGTGGGCGGCGCCGTCGTGCCGTTCGAGGGCTTCCTGACCTACGGCGGCCTGGCCGGCCGCGACCTGGAGGCCATGGCGGTGGGCCTGCGGGAGGCGCTGGATCCCGACTACCTGGCGTACCGGGTGGGGCAGGTCCAGTACCTGGGCGAGCTGCTGCGCAGCGCCGGCGTTCCGATCCAGTGGCCCGTGGGCGGGCATGCGGTCTTCATCGACGCAGCCAAGTTCCTGCCGCACATCCCGTGGGATCAGTTCCCCGGCCACGCTCTGACCGCGGCGCTCTACCTCGAGGGCGGCGTGCGCGCCGTCGAGGTCGGTTCCCTGATGATGGGCCGCGATCCCGAGACCGGCGAGAACGTCCGCAGCCCGTTTGAGTTCACCCGGCTCGCGATTCCGCGGCGCGTCTACACGAACCAGCACATGGAGGACGTCGCCGAGGCCGTCATCAACGCCTACAAGCGCCGCGAGGAGATCCGGGGCGTCAGGTTCACCAAGGAGCCCAAGGTGCTGCGCCACTTCACGGCGCACTTCGACCTGGTCTAG
- a CDS encoding sigma-54 interaction domain-containing protein yields MESFIMRSAMQLLDSLHDGVVAVDDSGVVVYANEANTRITGLTKEEIIGRHVRHIVPDSHILEVLETGQPLIGVRTRVFDHVVVSNIVPVFDHGRLVGVVSVFRDITEVLALSQELAEARNTIDLLKANLSGPPLAEDGIIIGQSPVAQRMYLMAKKAAAVDSPVLIEGESGTGKEVVARLIHNRSQRRGQPLIAVNCAAIPASLLESELFGYEEGAFTGSRRGGRPGLFELADGGTLFLDEIGDLELGLQAKLLRALQSGEIRRVGGTQVHRVNVRIISATNRNLAQLVREKAFREDLYYRLRVIHLVLPPLRERREDLALFLENAMQRICERLGRPRATFTPAALRALLAYPFPGNIRELENVVEQSVVLAEGDAIDVTDLPPDVLGSGGTAGAAQAPAAAAAPGSGGFPSLAEAERMLLEAGVRAFDSKAALARHLGIGRATLYRKLAKYGLD; encoded by the coding sequence GTGGAGAGCTTCATCATGCGCAGCGCCATGCAGCTCCTCGACAGCCTGCACGACGGGGTCGTCGCCGTGGATGACAGCGGCGTCGTCGTGTACGCCAACGAGGCCAACACCCGCATCACCGGGCTCACGAAGGAGGAGATCATCGGCCGCCACGTCCGCCACATCGTGCCCGACTCGCACATCCTCGAGGTGCTCGAGACGGGCCAGCCGCTGATCGGCGTGCGGACCCGCGTCTTCGACCACGTGGTGGTCTCCAACATCGTCCCCGTGTTCGACCACGGCCGCCTGGTGGGCGTCGTCTCCGTCTTCCGGGACATCACCGAGGTGCTGGCCCTCTCCCAGGAGCTGGCGGAGGCGCGCAACACCATCGACCTGCTGAAGGCCAATCTGTCGGGCCCGCCGCTGGCCGAGGACGGGATCATCATCGGGCAGAGCCCCGTGGCGCAGCGGATGTACCTGATGGCGAAGAAGGCCGCCGCGGTGGACTCGCCCGTGCTGATCGAGGGCGAGAGCGGCACCGGCAAGGAGGTCGTCGCCAGGCTGATCCACAACCGGAGCCAGCGCCGGGGGCAGCCGCTGATCGCCGTCAACTGCGCGGCGATCCCGGCCTCGCTGCTGGAGAGCGAACTCTTCGGCTACGAGGAGGGCGCCTTCACCGGTTCCCGCAGGGGCGGGCGGCCGGGCCTGTTCGAGCTGGCCGACGGCGGCACGCTCTTCCTGGACGAGATCGGCGACCTGGAGCTGGGGTTGCAGGCCAAGCTGCTCAGGGCCCTGCAGAGCGGGGAGATCCGGCGGGTCGGCGGCACGCAGGTTCACCGGGTGAACGTGCGCATCATCTCCGCCACCAACCGGAACCTGGCGCAGCTGGTGCGGGAGAAGGCGTTCCGGGAGGACCTCTACTACCGGCTGCGGGTGATCCACCTGGTGCTGCCGCCCCTGCGGGAGCGGCGCGAGGACCTGGCGCTCTTCCTGGAGAACGCGATGCAGCGGATCTGCGAGCGGCTGGGCAGGCCCCGGGCCACCTTCACGCCGGCCGCGCTGCGCGCACTGCTGGCCTACCCGTTCCCCGGCAACATCCGGGAGCTGGAGAACGTGGTGGAGCAGTCGGTGGTGCTGGCGGAGGGCGACGCGATCGACGTGACGGACCTGCCGCCGGACGTGCTGGGCTCGGGCGGAACTGCGGGCGCCGCGCAGGCGCCGGCGGCTGCCGCAGCCCCGGGTTCCGGCGGGTTCCCGTCGTTGGCGGAGGCGGAGCGGATGCTGCTGGAGGCCGGCGTGCGGGCCTTCGACTCCAAGGCCGCGCTGGCCCGCCACCTGGGCATCGGCCGGGCGACCCTCTACCGGAAGCTGGCCAAGTACGGGCTTGACTGA